CAGGAACAGGCCCTCAGCGACGCGGAGGCCGAACGCCGCCGTCTCGAAGAGGAATTGTTAAACACCGCGCAATTCGGCTTGCCCGATCAGGCGGCGGCCGAGGCCGAAGCGCAGCGTCTCGCCGATCTTGAACGTCGCCGTCAGGAAGCAGCAGAGGAGCGCCAGCGCCAGATCAATTCGCCGATGGTCGCTTTCCGCGCGGGTGGCAATGCCGCGGTAAATGGCGCTGATCCTGCCGCAGGCATGGAGTCGGGAAGCGCTGCATCGGACGCTGCCGGATCGCCCGATTTTCTGCGCGGGGGCGCGGGACGCGCCGAGATCACCAAAGCCGAACGCATCGCCCATCCCGGCCAAACCGTGGTGCAGGGCACGATGATCGAGGCCACGCTCGAAACCTCGGTCGATACCAGCCTGCCCGGCAATGTCGTTGCCAATGTCAGTCAGGATGTCTGGTCGATGGATATGAGCCAGGTGCTGATCCCGCGCGGCGCCAAGCTCTATGGCCGATATTCCAATGAGATCAGCCAAGGCCAGCGCCGGGTGATGATCGCTTGGGACCGGCTAATCCGCGCCGATGGCCTGACCGTCCGGCTGGAAGCCTATGGCAGTGACCGGGTTGGCCGTTCCGGCCTGACTGGCAAGGTCAGAAACCATACGCTCAGCCGTTTTGGCGCGGCGACAATGGTCTCGGTGATCGGGGCGCTGCCCGGAGTTCTTGAGGCCGCCGCCAATGATGGCGAGGAGGAGCATGACAGCGACACTCTTGCCGAGCTCTATTCCGGCATCGGCCAGGGTGCATCCAATGCTCTGAACGGCACAATGGCGGGCTATCTCAACCGCCCGCCCACCATCACCCTCGATCAGGGCCAAGTGGTGATCGTGCGGGTCAATCATGATCTGGAGCTCTTCTGATGGCGGCGGGTTTTCTCGAACATTATCTGCAACCGCTCGCGCCGCTGATCGAGGATCCAGTGGCCATCGAACTCTCGATCAATGCCGATGGTCGGGTCTGGATCGAGCGCA
This genomic interval from Paracoccus sp. MBLB3053 contains the following:
- a CDS encoding TrbI/VirB10 family protein; protein product: MVEDQEDKVAARLARLKSPTRTKRNLKPYLIPTATLVIGTAMGAWAMMPRAADKAEVESLPTSSVTEFQQDPGLAGFTVTRSQPEVSQPAAEPIKPAPAMAPDPALEELRARLASLERENKAAVEKLQAEVEAEKAKAAEQEQALSDAEAERRRLEEELLNTAQFGLPDQAAAEAEAQRLADLERRRQEAAEERQRQINSPMVAFRAGGNAAVNGADPAAGMESGSAASDAAGSPDFLRGGAGRAEITKAERIAHPGQTVVQGTMIEATLETSVDTSLPGNVVANVSQDVWSMDMSQVLIPRGAKLYGRYSNEISQGQRRVMIAWDRLIRADGLTVRLEAYGSDRVGRSGLTGKVRNHTLSRFGAATMVSVIGALPGVLEAAANDGEEEHDSDTLAELYSGIGQGASNALNGTMAGYLNRPPTITLDQGQVVIVRVNHDLELF